Genomic DNA from Asterias amurensis chromosome 2, ASM3211899v1:
tgttgAATGAACGACTTGAACATGCAATGTAGATATATTTTAGTCAACGGAACGCATTAAGAAATAAAGTGTACAATAATATCATTTCATTCAGAATGCATTTGTCTCGTCTTTTCTATGTGATTTATATAGCAACATTTGAGTAAGTTGATATTTTCTGATTTCCCCAACCTCACCAAACGCTGACGAAAACACCGCCTTACGTTTTCTTTAGatgcactggacgctattggatGTTACTTGAGAGCTGTAATTGAAAACACATTTTAGAAACGGTtctctcttaaagacactggacactattggtaattgtcaaagactagccttctcagttaatgtatctcaacataggcataaaaaaacaaacctgtgaaaatttgagctcaatcggtcatcgaacttgcgagataatactgaaagaaaaaaaaccttgtcacacgaagttgtgtgcgtttagataatTGATTTCGAACcctcgaaatcaattcgtggaaaattacttctttctcgaaaactatggcacttcagagggagccgtttctcaaaatgttttatatcaacctctccccattactcgtcaccacgaaaggttttatgttaataattattttgagtaattaccaattgtgtccaatgcctttaaacaaaaactaaattgtTTGAGCATGCAAGATAATTTCTTTCTCAAGTATGAAAATCCTTCACGATTGAAGCCCTttttacgcatctgaaagcacacaaataatatgtgcacaagggtgtatttttttcaccattgtcgtgcaacttcgatgactaattaaGTCAATTAGTCATATGTTATTTTATtctaatgttgggatacatcaaatgaggatgttggtctttgacaatatattaccaaaagtgtccatgcctttaaggtttccagtgcctttaagcgcaaGAATTGTTTACAAGTTGAGATTAACATCTCTCGTGTATGTACAGACACACTAAATACGGCTGCActctataaaaataaaataaaaataaaaaaaataaaataaatgtcagaattgacccggctTCGGGTCCCATGCGGGTCTGACTTATTTCTTGGTCAGTAAAACAGGGAATCTTTGTCCAAAATAATGACCCAGATATAAGTCGACCTGACACAGAACCCGAGTTTAAACCCGTGTGATAACATTAATGCCCACGTCAACCTGGCCTGAAAGTGTCAATCCCCattcccgcccccccccccccccccatcctaaATCTAAATCGTCACATGACAACTATACAATATAGCTATTTTCACAACACTGCACAACAAGGGTAACATTCGCGATTGTGTGTTCCTGTTAGATTGATGAATCTCCACTTGCAAACTATTGCAACAATTGAAATAATGTGAAATAAGCAatagcgtgttttttttttcgttttcagTTATTTAAAGTAAAAGTGTAACCCCCCCTTCCTAAATCGTCTCATGATGATTTTCTGTAGAGCACTTTTCGCAGACACCACACCTTTTACACGAGTTTAATTGCACGATTGTTGTGTTCATGTTAAATTGATAAATATTTACATGCAAACCCCTTAAAACAAGTATAGTGtgaagaagagaaaacaaaaggaacaactttttttaaacccCTCTCCTCTCCTGAAAGAAAGAGAATCGAGAAAGGGCAAAATAGTACTAGAAGCCCAGGACAGCCTATCTCTTCGGAATTTAGGGGTGATTTTTCCGCCATAATTTTGCTGAAAGGGTGGTTGATTGGGGAATATGAATTCCGAGTCGGTGAGGGTACACTTCTTCTCGACCGCTATTGACACAACCCAGCTGGCATTGTTCGGCGCACAGCCTAAGTACTATGCTTCTCAGCAATTTTAACGATTAAATATTGTGTTTCTCCCAAGCGGGGTCTGCTCCGAAAGCAATTTCCATTCGCGACAGGCAACGGGAAAAAAAATGGCGCAAACAAGGGACTCCTTTAGAATATGCCACAAATATTGAAATAACATCTGAAGCTGCATGTCTTTCCGGCCGAACCTCATTATAATGGCCGTCTCCATGTGTCAAGGGTTTACACCATGGGGCCTTTagaaatacatttatttttagcTGAAGTATTTCGGGTTCCtttctttttataattttgagaTTCAAGtgcacaacatttgtttttgagaaattcgAGATGCATGCTCAtgtattgtaaaaaataaaataaaacaaaaaaaggcaaACAGAAAGCCTAAGTATCACAAGTTGGTTATTAAATTGCTACCGTTTGTTTTCCTCTTTacaataaatttatttaaattgtaTCCAGAAAGTTAGCTAAACTCACTGTTTTTAAGGCCTAGGCTGTGCCCAAACCTCCCTTTGCCTACAGCTGCTCCATACTGCTCACCTCTCCCCATCCCCCTTCCCAAAATTATCACCGCATGTTCAGACTGTCTTCGGTGAAACAGTAAATCttcttaagcccttttcacacggccAATATGtagccagggtcccttgctaccaagcgtggattgtttatttgttatcaccgtgtgtgactgattttgtgagctttcccactgcaaagtaaaaaaaaaaaaactaacaacccttgtgcgacatgagagtgatatgacaaattggtaatcctgatcacctttagttggacaagatagcacccacaatagcatgcgctgtatgggcattttcacctaggacgtcgttcaataaacaaggattcctttcacacgatgatgtagcccacgtccttggtcaaaacttccgctagtgtaagattttgtcgtaggtccggacctccgacaaaatgtagcaatattggacaagatttgacaagggaccctggacattccaaaaattattgtcctttcacacgaggtgcattttgtaaaatcttacaaccatgctacaatttagcaagggacccttgctaaattgctctggtgtgaaaggggctttagagggagggtacacgttggtaattggcaaagaccagtcttctcactaggtgtatcccatcataaccattaaataacaagcctgtgaaaatttgggcttaattggtaatcgaagttgcgagaaaatgatgaagaaaaaacacccttgttggacgaatttgtgtgcggctttcagataagaataaaagacttctagctagaagtcttttattattttattgagaaactacctcttcctcaaaaactacgttacttcagagggagtcgtttcccagaattttatactatcaacagctcttcaatgctcgttaccaagtcagtttttaagttaatatttattttgagtaattaccaaacgtgtaccttccctttaattaagAGTCCATCAAAAAACAGCCTCAATAATGATGCGATCATGGAAGCAGCAATGAGCTGAAGAGCACGACTGCCACATGAGGGCGCCAGAACATCAATGTCGGTCAGTCTCGGAGGCTTTCAACCGGACACGTTTTGCGACAACTTAAATACAAACGTTCctcttcaaggcagtggacatcattggtaactacttaaaatacttattagcataaaaccttacttggtataacgaatattagggagctgttgaaagtatacaacattgtgagaaacggctccctctgaaataacttagattttgagaaagaagtaatttttccacgaaattgattttgagacctcggaattagatttggagccctcgaaatcaagcatctgaaagcacacaacttcgtgtgacgagggtgttttttctttcattattatctcacaacttcgacgaccaattagttcaaattttcatagatttgttattttatgcatatttatgttgagatacactaagtgaaaagactggtctttgacacttaccaattattaagtgtccactgtctttccTACTGCGACTATAACAAGTGTTTTAAGAGAAGAATATCAAAGAGGGCCTCATTGATTTTACACCACTCAAAATGTTGCTATTTTGAATTTCACTTTGCCAGAAACACATTATTGACTGTCTTATGATAAAAGTGAGTAGTATTtgaaaaatgtatcaatttgcCTCTGGAAGAACAACAAGGGAAACATACGATCCGTCATTCGTGGAGACAAATTTTGTTCCACAAATTAGCGGGCCGTGTTCTGTTATGAAAGTTCACGAAAGCACGGCTTCAGAAATATTAAGCTATACGTGAATCATAATTTTCTACCTCTTACAATATTTGTTgccaaaaaaatagttaatggcctgacgtttcgaccctagcagagtctttctcgaaggttaaatgacaacacaacaaacatgaacaggtaactaagtgattTGTTGCTATAACCAAAATCGTTATGGCCCAAAGCGCCCGAATCCGAAGGCAATGCACCCCTTTAAAGCCCGAGTCTGAGTTCTTCTTTTGTACGGCACAAGTCcatagatttatattaaactttatATACGGTTTTATAgagagtagaaagcttccctttacttgctgtggtgctaCAGCTTTTTAGAAATGAATACAACATTATACACAAAAGGAATTTTCGTCTAATTGAGACGTAAATTATGAATCATGAACAACGGATTTCAATGATGCATAAAGACAGGTAAGTTTTATTACATACATTTGCACTCACAGCTGCGAGTGCGGATTAATGTCATGTTCACAAACTGTATGTACGAAAggtattaaagacattggacactgttggtaattgtcaaagactagtcttcacatagttgttgtatctcaacatatgcataaaataacaaacctgtgaaaatttgagctcagttggtcgtcgaagttgcgagatatcaatgaaagaaaaaacacccttgtcgcaccatggtcacacgaagttgtgcgctttcagatgcttgactttgagacctcaaaattcttaatctgaggtctcgaaatcaaattcgtgaaaaattacttctttctcaaatacgtcacttcagagggagctgtttttcacaatgttttgtactatcaacctctccccattacttgtaatcaagaaaggttttatgataataattattatgagtaattacgaatagtgtccagtgcctttaaaacatttaattatACGCACTCGCTCCATTTTTTGATCGCGTCATTAAATTTGTGCATCAAACTGCACTTGAGCGAGATGAACCAACAGTTCCTAGCACCCCATCAACTGGCAATAAAGTTTAATAGCAGATCGTACATCTTGCATAGCACCATCTGTTGTCGATATGGCACTTTGCGATAACGGGCACCAATGGCATGCGTTCTGATTAGGCTATAGTACGAAATTTTTCTCTTTATCAATATAGCAATCATCATCTCAATACCAATGATAACTTAATTTAAAGTCAGATCGCAAAGCTTGCattgcgccctctgttgtcgaaAAGTACACCAATGGCATGCGTTCTCATTGTGCAATTTTATTAAACCTCGCTATTATTAATACAGACATCAGCATGATCTTAATAGCATTAAAACCGTATAATTAGTAttataactattttttgttttttgtttgtttgaatgatcttcccatcaagggaactcggcaaactcacacaagggatataaacaccaagctggcaacagcagACAATCTCTGTAgagcaatgtttttatttacgaGATTTTATTTACAAGGTGGTGCAGTGCAATTTGCTAACTACCACAGGACAACCGGGGCAGATACCCTTCTCTCAGCGTAAACACTGGGTTGATTTTGCTACAGTaccgtcccatccgaagaaggAAGCAATATTCGTGACGAAAATACACTTTTCTACGTCAGCCACAGTGCTACGGATTTTCCTAGGTATGTCTGCATGCGTGAAACCCGGTTCATACATCGCGAATACTTCACACACTtacttttgtttgttggggacttggggtgcagctggtgtgtttatttgtttgtttgtgtttgatgttgttgttttgagaTTTTTGTTCGGGGTCGTATAttttggggcgggggggggtcTCAGACTTTAGATCTGTCAGACTAAGAAATTAACATTAAACCAGATTTCTTCATTACAGTACTCTATCAAGGGAGCTTGTGATGAACAAAGTCTAGGAcaaagggaaaaaacaaaagatgtctcgAAAGGGATGCTCAAAAAAACATGAATGTGTAAATATTATACATGcgtgtctttattattattaccgtaTGTGAAAAGTGAAAAGTGAACAACAAAATTTATCAACACTGGCCACTTCACTGGTTGTATTTGGACGCTGTGTTACAAGTTTAACCCTAGATTATTGTTTGATGCACACCAAGTTAATAGAACAGGTCCTCTCAAATCTGTCTGCATCCTTCCTGTGTATATAGTAGGTGTAAAACCAGAGACTGTTAATATGTTAATTGATCGtttaatcatcatcatcatcatcatcatcatcatcagcagcagcagcagcagcagcagcagtagcagccTCATGGTCGTCCTTCGGCTTCGGAGCTTGGGCAAGTTTTGCGATTGAGTGTGCTCGCAGCTTGCCTTCACTAACCTCCAGTCCAGTGTGAACCATTGCCAGAAAATGTGTGTTTCAGGCGTTTCTATTGTCCGCTTTTCTCAACTGAATCATTAGCCAATACTTAAAAGTTGAAAGCAAAGATTGGCGTCAAAGTGTGAGCCAACAAAGCTAGAAAAGCTGCTACCCGTTGactcattttgcttgttaccatATTTTCATTTTCCTTAGGACTACCTGACAGTCTTTCTGAAACCGTCTGTTTGCGACACCATAGATTAATGGATTCACAACGTGATTGATGTAGGCAGTTAGCGTACAGTACCACAAAACAGTCAACACAGTTTCGTCGATATCAGCACCGTCTCGCTTGGCAAGCGAAACAGCAACATAGAGCCAATATGGGAACCAAGTCAAAAGGAACACAACGCTGGTAATGAACAGCATTCTTGTAGTCTTACGTTGAAGTGACATCTCAGTTCCGCTGCGTCTGTCCTGGTTTGGGTTTCCTCTCACAGGTGGCCTGCCAATGGGAGTGGCGTTGACTTTACCGCCAGTTAGAGCCAAGGATGTGTCATTACAAGTAAGGCTTTCTGACCCAAGGCTTTCTGACTTTCTTGAAGTTGAAGGAGTGTTTTGATGGGCTTTCGTCATACTCTTGTGTTGCACTTTGTCTAATGGTTTGACTTTGGTAGATGGCATTAATGACGATACATTGCCAGCAATGGACGACACATTACGACTTCGAGAGTTACCTAGTTGCCCTACAGCAGTCGACCGATTATTTTCAACTAGATGTCGACTTAACACGTTTACTTTCACATGCTTTCGTATGGTGATGTAAACTTTCCCGTAGGAGATGCATATGCATAATATTATCACGATGTATAATACCAACTGAAAGAccagaaaggttttttttagtgCATTTGAGTCGGGTATCCAGAAAATTTGCAATGTCGCTGGGGTCGCAACTATAATAGCAAGACCATAGGAACCGAAAATCAGCAGCTTTGCTCTGAAGCGATTCAGCCATCGGTTGTTCGGCCGACACACGCAGTCGTACCTGTCCACTGCAATGAAGCCGGTCAGCACAGCAGAGGCGAAGAGATTCACCAAGCTTATCACTCTTATGTAGTGGAAAGCAAATGGGGTCTCCTTGCTAGCCAGAAACGATATGAAGACGGCGAGGTTATGTACTCTCATCATGCAGACGGTGAGGTCCATCCCAGCCAGCCCCATGATCAGGATATGGGTGCTTGTCTTATTAGGT
This window encodes:
- the LOC139952635 gene encoding cholecystokinin receptor type A-like, with protein sequence MDNGSIESSTMGWIPDKPQGPDVGLVLNAILKIIFYIIVMLLGLFGNSLILGVYWPKPNKTSTHILIMGLAGMDLTVCMMRVHNLAVFISFLASKETPFAFHYIRVISLVNLFASAVLTGFIAVDRYDCVCRPNNRWLNRFRAKLLIFGSYGLAIIVATPATLQIFWIPDSNALKKTFLVFQLVLYIVIILCICISYGKVYITIRKHVKVNVLSRHLVENNRSTAVGQLGNSRSRNVSSIAGNVSSLMPSTKVKPLDKVQHKSMTKAHQNTPSTSRKSESLGSESLTCNDTSLALTGGKVNATPIGRPPVRGNPNQDRRSGTEMSLQRKTTRMLFITSVVFLLTWFPYWLYVAVSLAKRDGADIDETVLTVLWYCTLTAYINHVVNPLIYGVANRRFQKDCQVVLRKMKIW